The proteins below come from a single Drosophila miranda strain MSH22 chromosome Y unlocalized genomic scaffold, D.miranda_PacBio2.1 Contig_Y1_pilon, whole genome shotgun sequence genomic window:
- the LOC117190631 gene encoding THO complex subunit 5-like, translating to MEYFIRIPSNYPLEMPLWILSVHWNGRRTSQNNAAIKMMEYWTNLLQPQQLEANYRILYAQLFRTIYSFDIFLETEGSMQTTIEYTKEKPYISAFAKRCRLRPYKYIKKGSVHAFKQ from the exons ATGGAGTATTTCATTCGAATACCGAGTAATTATCCATTGGAAATGCCACTCTGGATATTGAGTGTGCATTGGAACGGTCGCCGTACATCGCAGAATAATGCAGCTATCAAG ATGATGGAGTACTGGACCAACTTATTGCAACCCCAACAGCTGGAAGCAAATTATCGTATTCTGTACGCTCAGCTTTTCCGAACTATTTATAGTTTTGACATCTTTCTGGAGACAGAAGGCTCAATGCAGACGACTATAGAATACACCAAGGAAAAGCCTTATATAAGTGCATTTGCAAAACGATGCCGATTGCGTCcatataaatacataaaaaAGGGTTCCGTACACGCATTCAAACAATAA
- the LOC117190629 gene encoding uncharacterized protein C6orf136 homolog, whose amino-acid sequence MVLVKMMRNFGILSMRKSNLISLWGSKEQAWASTMRLYSPCTGSYNYNWLKCEGSSVMQPKRSFHENSNVQTSAKEKENVRKPEDLERAYEVLRTTLPKLFVEPLNYSIYSPNLIFQNNITAKHTVGLYHFVKQIAILRTVGHLKYAYVKFEVLKITKHPDDYTVRIRWRVWGISGLKVMFQFWKYKVWQLKEVLKDQEAWYDGFSICYLGESGLIEKHVVDKVMPDESRESVENASAITLPTESLAATASQKLSCQ is encoded by the coding sequence ATGGTCCTTGTCAAAATGATGCGAAATTTTGGAATTTTATCAATGAGAAAGAGCAATTTGATAAGCTTGTGGGGCTCCAAAGAACAGGCGTGGGCTTCCACAATGCGATTATACTCTCCTTGCACAGGATCATATAACTACAATTGGCTAAAATGTGAAGGTAGTAGCGTAATGCAACCGAAACGAAGTTTTCACGAAAACAGTAATGTACAAACATCCGCCAAAGAGAAGGAAAATGTTCGAAAGCCTGAAGATCTGGAGCGAGCCTACGAAGTTCTGCGAACCACGCTTCCCAAACTCTTTGTTGAACCGCTGAACTATTCCATATACAGCCCAAACCTTATATTTCAGAACAATATTACCGCCAAGCACACAGTCGGTCTATACCACTTTGTTAAGCAAATTGCCATTCTTCGAACTGTGGGTCACCTAAAGTACGCCTACGTTAAGTTTGAGGTTCTTAAAATTACAAAGCATCCCGACGATTACACCGTGCGCATAAGGTGGCGCGTGTGGGGCATATCCGGCCTGAAGGTGATGTTCCAGTTCTGGAAATACAAGGTGTGGCAATTGAAGGAAGTACTGAAGGATCAGGAGGCATGGTACGATGGATTTTCCATATGCTACTTGGGAGAAAGCGGTCTAATAGAAAAACACGTTGTTGATAAAGTTATGCCGGATGAGAGTCGAGAGTCTGTTGAAAATGCCTCTGCAATCACCCTGCCAACCGAGTCCCTGGCAGCGACAGCATCTCAGAAACTAAGCTGTCAATAA
- the LOC117190627 gene encoding cytochrome c oxidase assembly protein COX15 homolog isoform X2, producing MWGRAIGGFFLVPAAYFWKKGYFCPKTKNSVLLLGTLIGLPGLMGWYMVKSGLENRFEDQNDVPRVSQYRLASHLAAAFVLYALSLSQAMSKLFPSEPFVVKAKKAFNIKGLSHMTKGMVFLTAISGAFVAGLDAGLVYNSLPKMGDSWIPDDMWQFKPIQRNITQNPTTVQFNHRIVGITTVSLATALWQANKLGNQRCVRHGVDTSYPGRYDTIELRASTFSDGSSVWLAGPSALRFSYHTRSGS from the exons ATGTGGGGTCGCGCCATTGGTGGATTTTTCCTTGTCCCAGCAGCATATTTCTGGAAAAAAG GTTATTTCTGTCCAAAAACCAAGAACAGTGTTCTGCTCCTGGGGACTCTGATTGGTCTCCCAGGGTTAATGGGATGGTACATGGTTAAATCTGGATTGGAGAACAGATTCGAAGACCAGAATGATGTGCCACGCGTCTCTCAATACAGATTGGCCTCCCACCTAGCGGCAGCATTTGTTTTGTATGCCCTTTCCCTATCACAAGCAATGTCGAAGCTATTCCCCTCGGAGCCATTCGTGGTGAAAGCAAAGAAAGCATTTAATATCAAAGGACTGTCACACATGACAAAGGGAATGGTGTTTCTAACTGCCATCTCCGGCGCTTTTGTGGCCGGACTTGACGCCGGATTAGTTTACAACTCACTCCCAAAAATGGGGGACAGCTGGATCCCAGATGACATGTGGCAGTTTAAGCCCATACAAAGGAATATAACGCAAAATCCAACAACGGTTCAGTTTAACCACCGCATCGTGGGCATCACCACAGTTTCCCTAGCTACAGCCTTATGGCAAGCGAACAAATTGGGCAATCAACGCTGTGTTCGCCATGGCGTGGACACAAGCTACCCTGGGCGTTACGACACTATTGAACTACGTGCCAGTACCTTTAGCGACGGCTCATCAGTCTGGCTCGCTGGTCCTTCAGCTTTGCGCTTTAGTTATCACACGAGATCCGGTTCCTAA
- the LOC117190630 gene encoding THO complex subunit 5-like, whose translation MECFIRIPSNYPLEMPLWILSVHWNGRRTSQNNAAIKMMEYWTNSLQPQQLEANYRILYAQLFRTIYSFDIFLETEGSMQTTIEYTKEKPYISAFAKRCRLRPYKYIKKGSVHAFKQ comes from the exons ATGGAGTGTTTCATTCGAATACCGAGTAATTATCCATTGGAAATGCCACTCTGGATATTGAGTGTGCATTGGAACGGTCGCCGTACATCGCAGAATAATGCAGCTATCAAG ATGATGGAGTACTGGACCAACTCATTGCAACCCCAACAGCTGGAAGCAAATTATCGTATTCTGTACGCTCAGCTTTTCCGAACTATTTATAGTTTTGACATCTTTCTGGAGACAGAAGGCTCAATGCAGACGACTATAGAATACACCAAGGAAAAGCCTTATATAAGTGCATTTGCAAAACGATGCCGATTGCGTCcatataaatacataaaaaAGGGTTCCGTACACGCATTCAAACAATAA
- the LOC117190628 gene encoding uncharacterized protein C6orf136 homolog: MVLVKMMRNFGILSMRKSNLISLWGSKEQTWASTMRLYSPCTGSYNYNWLKCEGSSVMQPKRSFHENSNVQTSAKEKENVRKPEDLERAYEVLRTTLPKLFVEPLNYSIYSPNLIFQNNITGKRTVGLYHFVKQIAILRTVGHLKHAYVKFEVLKITKHPDDYTVRIRWRVWGISGLKVMFQFWKYKVWQLKEVLKDQEAWYDGFSICYLGESGLIEKHVVDKVMPDESRESVENASAITLPTESLAATASQKLSCH, from the coding sequence ATGGTCCTTGTCAAAATGATGCGAAATTTTGGAATTTTATCAATGAGAAAGAGCAATTTGATAAGCTTGTGGGGCTCCAAAGAACAGACGTGGGCTTCCACAATGCGATTATACTCTCCTTGCACAGGATCATATAACTACAATTGGCTAAAATGTGAAGGTAGTAGCGTAATGCAACCGAAACGAAGTTTTCACGAAAACAGTAATGTACAAACATCCGCCAAAGAGAAGGAAAATGTTCGAAAGCCTGAAGATCTGGAGCGAGCCTACGAAGTTCTGCGAACCACGCTTCCCAAACTCTTTGTTGAACCGCTGAACTATTCCATATACAGCCCAAACCTTATATTTCAGAACAATATTACCGGCAAGCGCACAGTCGGTCTATACCACTTTGTTAAGCAAATTGCCATTCTTCGAACTGTGGGTCACCTAAAGCACGCCTACGTTAAGTTTGAGGTTCTTAAAATTACAAAGCATCCCGACGATTACACCGTGCGCATAAGGTGGCGCGTGTGGGGCATATCCGGCCTGAAGGTGATGTTCCAGTTCTGGAAATACAAGGTGTGGCAATTGAAGGAAGTACTGAAGGATCAGGAGGCATGGTACGATGGATTTTCCATATGCTACTTGGGAGAAAGCGGTCTAATAGAAAAACACGTTGTTGATAAAGTTATGCCGGATGAGAGTCGAGAGTCTGTTGAAAATGCCTCTGCAATCACCCTGCCAACCGAGTCCCTGGCAGCGACAGCATCTCAGAAACTAAGCTGTCATTAA
- the LOC117190627 gene encoding cytochrome c oxidase assembly protein COX15 homolog isoform X1, producing MTVEEFKFIYLMEYIHRMWGRAIGGFFLVPAAYFWKKGYFCPKTKNSVLLLGTLIGLPGLMGWYMVKSGLENRFEDQNDVPRVSQYRLASHLAAAFVLYALSLSQAMSKLFPSEPFVVKAKKAFNIKGLSHMTKGMVFLTAISGAFVAGLDAGLVYNSLPKMGDSWIPDDMWQFKPIQRNITQNPTTVQFNHRIVGITTVSLATALWQANKLGNQRCVRHGVDTSYPGRYDTIELRASTFSDGSSVWLAGPSALRFSYHTRSGS from the coding sequence ATGACTGTTGAAGAGTTCAAATTTATATACCTCATGGAGTACATACACAGAATGTGGGGTCGCGCCATTGGTGGATTTTTCCTTGTCCCAGCAGCATATTTCTGGAAAAAAGGTTATTTCTGTCCAAAAACCAAGAACAGTGTTCTGCTCCTGGGGACTCTGATTGGTCTCCCAGGGTTAATGGGATGGTACATGGTTAAATCTGGATTGGAGAACAGATTCGAAGACCAGAATGATGTGCCACGCGTCTCTCAATACAGATTGGCCTCCCACCTAGCGGCAGCATTTGTTTTGTATGCCCTTTCCCTATCACAAGCAATGTCGAAGCTATTCCCCTCGGAGCCATTCGTGGTGAAAGCAAAGAAAGCATTTAATATCAAAGGACTGTCACACATGACAAAGGGAATGGTGTTTCTAACTGCCATCTCCGGCGCTTTTGTGGCCGGACTTGACGCCGGATTAGTTTACAACTCACTCCCAAAAATGGGGGACAGCTGGATCCCAGATGACATGTGGCAGTTTAAGCCCATACAAAGGAATATAACGCAAAATCCAACAACGGTTCAGTTTAACCACCGCATCGTGGGCATCACCACAGTTTCCCTAGCTACAGCCTTATGGCAAGCGAACAAATTGGGCAATCAACGCTGTGTTCGCCATGGCGTGGACACAAGCTACCCTGGGCGTTACGACACTATTGAACTACGTGCCAGTACCTTTAGCGACGGCTCATCAGTCTGGCTCGCTGGTCCTTCAGCTTTGCGCTTTAGTTATCACACGAGATCCGGTTCCTAA
- the LOC117190731 gene encoding stomatin-like protein 2, mitochondrial encodes MSRFLLSTRRLMPQQDFLLAGSWVTTQFRGKTSTPMNTVVMFVPQQEAWVVERMGRFHRILDPGLNVLVPIADKIKYVQSLKEIAIDVPKQSAITSDNVTLDIDGVLYLRIIDPYRASYGVEDPEFAITQLAQTTMRSELGKMSLDKVFRERESLNVSIVDSINKASEAWGIACLRYEIRDIRLPTRVHEAMQMQVEAERRKRAAILESEGVREAEINIAEGKRKSRILASEAERQEHINKASGEAAAIIAVSDARARSLQAIAKSLAHIDGKNAASLTLAEQYIGAFKQLAKTNNTMILPSNAADVNGFVAQALAVYNHVSSSNQSSIEHTAHVKNVESCLNTNNIEYNQINDEKKSVKMNIE; translated from the exons ATGTCCAGATTTCTCTTATCTACGCGAAGATTAATGCCCCAG CAAGATTTCCTGCTTGCCGGCTCATGGGTCACCACGCAGTTCCGCGGAAAGACATCGACTCCCATGAACACCGTTGTAATGTTCGTACCCCAACAAGAG gCGTGGGTAGTGGAACGTATGGGTAGATTTCATAGAATTCTTGACCCCGGCCTCAATGTTTTGGTTCCAATCGCGGACAAAATCAAATATGTGCAGAGCCTGAAGGAAATTGCGATAGATGTTCCGAAACAGAGTGCTATTACATCTGACAATGTCACTCTTGATATTGATGGAGTGCTTTACTTGCGGATCATTGATCCATACAGAG CGTCTTACGGTGTGGAAGATCCGGAGTTTGCTATAACACAACTCGCCCAAACCACAATGAGGTCCGAGCTGGGAAAAATGTCATTGGACAAGGTGTTTCGAGAAAGGGAATCACTAAACGTTAGCATTGTCGATTCCATCAACAAGGCAAGCGAAGCGTGGGGCATTGCCTGTCTGCGTTACGAAATTCGAGATATACGA CTACCAACAAGAGTCCATGAAGCAATGCAAATGCAAGTCGAAGCGGAAAGAAGGAAAAGAGCGGCTATTTTGGAGTCGGAAGGCGTTCGTGAAGCCGAAATTAACATTGCTGAAGGCAAAAGAAAGTCGAGAATACTGGCATCCG AGGCTGAACGGCAGGAGCATATAAACAAAGCTAGCGGCGAAGCTGCTGCCATTATTGCCGTATCAGATGCCAGAGCTCGTAGCCTGCAGGCCATAGCAAAGTCTCTGGCACACATT GATGGAAAGAATGCTGCTTCCCTCACTCTAGCCGAGCAATACATTGGAGCGTTTAAGCAATTGGCTAAAACAAATAATACTATGATATTGCCGTCTAACGCCGCAGATGTAAACGGATTTGTGGCGCAAGCCCTGGCAGTGTACAATCATGTTTCCAGCTCAAACCAGTCCAGCATCGAGCATACGGCACATGTCAAAAACGTTGAATCTTGTCTCAATACCAATAATATTGAGTACAATCAGATAAATGATGAGAAAAAGAGTGTAAAAATGAATATTGAATAA
- the LOC117190732 gene encoding fizzy-related protein homolog yields the protein MFQPEYEKRLLQGLGIPGASGREHVDLRCIPSRARNNWERNYYLTADPNPVIAEQLHSSPYACLLRNELLDSEVSSIDDCKRSKNILLDTGDFTEKENIRVFGYGNYTPSNKTARHPFSRISEASRRLLCSPTSAVRRVTRLPYKVLDAPELQDDFYLNALDWSSKDILGVGLGCSLYLWSAVDSQITRLCDLSDEDNLITAVKWHSGGKELVVGTNHGSVAIWDVDQEASLVLDQEADF from the coding sequence ATGTTCCAACCGGAGTATGAAAAACGACTGCTTCAGGGATTAGGGATACCGGGAGCCAGTGGGCGAGAGCACGTGGACTTACGCTGCATTCCTTCACGCGCCAGGAATAACTGGGAACGAAACTATTATTTGACGGCTGATCCGAACCCGGTTATTGCGGAACAGTTGCACAGTTCCCCATATGCATGTCTGCTGCGAAATGAGTTGCTGGACTCTGAAGTTTCCTCAATTGATGATTGCAAGCGCAGTAAAAACATTCTTTTGGATACGGGTGATTTCACAGAAAAGGAAAACATACGCGTTTTCGGATATGGAAATTACACTCCATCGAATAAGACCGCGCGCCACCCATTCTCAAGGATTAGCGAAGCCAGTCGTAGGCTACTTTGCAGTCCAACTAGTGCAGTCCGCCGGGTAACTCGCCTGCCGTATAAGGTTCTTGACGCCCCTGAGCTACAGGACGACTTTTATTTAAACGCCCTGGATTGGTCGTCGAAGGACATACTCGGTGTTGGCCTTGGATGTTCTCTTTATCTTTGGAGTGCAGTAGACTCCCAGATAACACGCCTTTGTGACCTTAGCGACGAAGACAATTTGATAACAGCTGTGAAATGGCACAGCGGAGGAAAGGAGCTAGTTGTTGGCACAAATCATGGCTCCGTAGCCATTTGGGATGTCGACCAGGAAGCTTCCTTGGTCTTAGACCAAGAAGCAGATTTCTGA
- the LOC117190617 gene encoding guanine nucleotide-binding protein G(s) subunit alpha-like isoform X2, producing MGCFGSPTSKQSDVNSEDSKSQKRRSDAINRQLQKDKQLYRATHRLLLLGAGESGKSTIVKQMRILHVDGFSETEKKLKIDDIKKNIRDAILTITGAMSTLNPPIALEKKENEPRVEYIQDYASSPDFNYPPEFYEHTEELWKDKGVLQTYERSNEYQLIDCAKYFLDRVSTIKNPNYTPNEQDILRCRVLTSGIFETRFQVDKVNFHMFDVGGQRDERRKWIQCFNDVTAIIFVTACSSYNMVLREDPTQNRLRESLDLFKSIWNNRWLRTISIILFLNKQDLLAEKIKAGKSKLSEYFSEFNKYQTPSDAIMESNDDPEVIRAKYFIRDEFLRISTASGDGKHYCYPHFTCAVDTENIKRVFNDCRDIIQRMHLRQYELL from the exons ATGGGTTGCTTTGGGTCCCCCACCTCGAAGCAGTCCGATGTGAACTCGGAGGATTCTAAAAGTCAAAAGCGCCGGAGCGATGCAATAAATAGACAGTTGCAAAAAGATAAACAGCTCTATAGGGCCACACATAGGCTACTCCTGTTGGGGGCCGGTGAGTCTGGTAAATCAACTATAGTCAAGCAAATGCGAATATTGCATGTCGACGGATTTTCTGAAACGGAGAAAAAACTGAAAATTGAtgatattaaaaaaaatattcgAGACGCTATCTTG ACTATTACAGGAGCCATGAGTACTCTTAATCCACCTATAGCTttagaaaagaaagaaaatgaACCCAGAGTGGAATATATTCAGGATTATGCATCTA GTCCGGACTTTAATTATCCTCCTGAATTTTATGAGCATACCGAAGAACTATGGAAAGACAAGGGCGTTCTTCAAACCTATGAGAGATCAAATGAGTATCAATTAATTGACTGTGCGAAATA cTTTCTGGATCGTGTTAGCACAATTAAGAATCCAAACTATACCCCAAATGAGCAAGATATTCTTCGATGCCGTGTTTTGACTTCTGGAATATTCGAGACAAGATTTCAGGTGGACAAAGTTAATTTTCA CATGTTCGATGTAGGAGGACAGCGGGACGAGCGTAGGAAGTGGATTCAATGTTTCAATGATGTAACTGCTATTATATTCGTAACAGCGtgctcaagttataacatggTTTTGCGTGAAGATCCCACCCAAAATCGGCTTCGAGAATCATTGGATTTGTTCaagagtatttggaataacAG ATGGCTTCGCACGATTTCTATTATACTATTTTTAAATAAGCAAGATTTGTTAGCAGAGAAAATTAAGGCTGGAAAAAGTAAATTGTCGGAATATTTCTCCGAGTTTAACAAATACCAAACGCCAA GTGACGCAATAATGGAATCAAATGACGACCCAGAAGTAATACGAGCAAAATATTTCATACGAGACGAGTTTCTA CGTATATCTACCGCTAGTGGAGATGGTAAACACTACTGCTATCCACATTTCACATGCGCCGTTGACACAGAAAACATTAAACGAGTGTTTAATGATTGCAGAGACATTATTCAAAGGATGCACCTTCGTCAATATGAATTGTTATAG
- the LOC117190617 gene encoding G protein alpha s subunit-like isoform X1 yields MGCFGSPTSKQSDVNSEDSKSQKRRSDAINRQLQKDKQLYRATHRLLLLGAGESGKSTIVKQMRILHVDGFSETEKKLKIDDIKKNIRDAILTITGAMSTLNPPIALEKKENEPRVEYIQDYASSPDFNYPPEFYEHTEELWKDKGVLQTYERSNEYQLIDCAKYFLDRVSTIKNPNYTPNEQDILRCRVLTSGIFETRFQVDKVNFHMFDVGGQRDERRKWIQCFNDVTAIIFVTACSSYNMVLREDPTQNRLRESLDLFKSIWNNRWLRTISIILFLNKQDLLAEKIKAGKSKLSEYFSEFNKYQTPIDIGDAIMESNDDPEVIRAKYFIRDEFLRISTASGDGKHYCYPHFTCAVDTENIKRVFNDCRDIIQRMHLRQYELL; encoded by the exons ATGGGTTGCTTTGGGTCCCCCACCTCGAAGCAGTCCGATGTGAACTCGGAGGATTCTAAAAGTCAAAAGCGCCGGAGCGATGCAATAAATAGACAGTTGCAAAAAGATAAACAGCTCTATAGGGCCACACATAGGCTACTCCTGTTGGGGGCCGGTGAGTCTGGTAAATCAACTATAGTCAAGCAAATGCGAATATTGCATGTCGACGGATTTTCTGAAACGGAGAAAAAACTGAAAATTGAtgatattaaaaaaaatattcgAGACGCTATCTTG ACTATTACAGGAGCCATGAGTACTCTTAATCCACCTATAGCTttagaaaagaaagaaaatgaACCCAGAGTGGAATATATTCAGGATTATGCATCTA GTCCGGACTTTAATTATCCTCCTGAATTTTATGAGCATACCGAAGAACTATGGAAAGACAAGGGCGTTCTTCAAACCTATGAGAGATCAAATGAGTATCAATTAATTGACTGTGCGAAATA cTTTCTGGATCGTGTTAGCACAATTAAGAATCCAAACTATACCCCAAATGAGCAAGATATTCTTCGATGCCGTGTTTTGACTTCTGGAATATTCGAGACAAGATTTCAGGTGGACAAAGTTAATTTTCA CATGTTCGATGTAGGAGGACAGCGGGACGAGCGTAGGAAGTGGATTCAATGTTTCAATGATGTAACTGCTATTATATTCGTAACAGCGtgctcaagttataacatggTTTTGCGTGAAGATCCCACCCAAAATCGGCTTCGAGAATCATTGGATTTGTTCaagagtatttggaataacAG ATGGCTTCGCACGATTTCTATTATACTATTTTTAAATAAGCAAGATTTGTTAGCAGAGAAAATTAAGGCTGGAAAAAGTAAATTGTCGGAATATTTCTCCGAGTTTAACAAATACCAAACGCCAA TCGACATAGGTGACGCAATAATGGAATCAAATGACGACCCAGAAGTAATACGAGCAAAATATTTCATACGAGACGAGTTTCTA CGTATATCTACCGCTAGTGGAGATGGTAAACACTACTGCTATCCACATTTCACATGCGCCGTTGACACAGAAAACATTAAACGAGTGTTTAATGATTGCAGAGACATTATTCAAAGGATGCACCTTCGTCAATATGAATTGTTATAG